The genome window TTCTTTTCTGTATACCGAGGGTGTTTTTCCTGTATTTTGTTTGAACAAAGAATTGAAAGTAGATTTTGAATTAAACCCACAATCAAATGCTATGGCTAGAATTGTCAGATGACTATTTGAAGGGTCAATCAACTTTTTCTTAACCTCATCAATCCTATATTCATTGACAAAAGTATAAAAGTTTTTATCGATTACAGTATTTAAAAGCTGTGTGAGGTAATGCCTAGAAATCCCTAAATGCTCTGCCAAATCTTGAATGTTTAACTCAGAATTCAAATATGGTTTTTGAGCCTCCATATATTGAATAAGCTTATTTTCATAAACTTTAAGATCATCAGCTTTCAAGCCTGACCTTTCATATTTTGCTACATCTTTTTTCTCTTCCTCTTCTTTTTCCTCAGCCTCAACATCATCTTCAGATTCATATAAATCGGAATGATAAAGAGCTTTTTGCTTCGCTCCATAATAAGTAATTGAGAATGCAAAAATCACTAAGCCTATGTTAGAGATCACTCCTGGTGATAATAACATATCCCGAGAATTCAGTGAAAGAAAGTATGCACCAAAGCCCCAAACCACAGGAATAATATTGATTGTTAGATAAGAGAATAAGATTATCCTTAACCAACTCAAGGTCACACTCCCATCGCTATAAGAAAAAGAATCTCGAATTTTAGCATTATGGTTAATAACAAGGATTATAACGATGACCGCATACACAAAAAATGAAGTGATATAACTCACAAGTACAAGCAGTCGGAACCAAAGGTAATCATCCACTCGAAAGAACTTACCTTCGTCCATTACAAGATCATCTTTCAGATAGAAACCAATAAGAAATATAATGAGTGCTGGTAAAAAGTGAAGCCAGTCATACTTTTTCCAAGCTTGTTTTATAGCTATAAGATTTCTGGTATAAAGTAGTAAAAGTGGACCAGAACAAAGAGGAAGAAAAATAGATACAGGAGAGGAAAGATCTTTGGTATACAAATACTCAACTAAGCCTTCCACCCCTGCCAATATCAACCATGCAGCTAAAAGGTAATCGGATAACCTTTTACGATCTTTATTGAAGATCACAACAGCTCCAAAGAAACATTGTACGATACCTATGTGCAGTAAAAATTCTCTCATAACCGTAAATATATCCTCTCATTCGATGATATCCTTCCTACGGATAAGGTTTTTCACTTATTAACGAAATAACAAATTATTCGAAAATCACCGTACGATTCTGAAAGGCTAGCAACTTGTGATTAATATGATACCAAATAGCTCTAGATAGAACAATTTTTTCTACATCTTTCCCCTTTCTAATCAAATCTTTAACTTCATCAGCATGGCTAATTTTAGCAATATCCTGTTCAATAATTGGCCCCGCATCCAAATCTTCGGTCACATAATGGCTAGTCGCACCAATCAACTTCACTCCTCTGTTATGAGCTGCATGATATGGTTTAGCCCCAACAAATGCAGGAAGGAAAGAATGATGAATATTGATAATCTTTAATGGGAATTTTTCTAAGAACTTAGGAGTGATAATCTGCATATATCGAGCAAGAACAATAAAATCTACATTGTACTTTTCCATCAACTCCAATTGCTTTGCTTCCGCTTCTTCTTTAGTTTCTTTTGTTATTGGTACATACTCAAAAGGAATATCAAAACGCTTTGCTATTTTCTCAAGTTGAGGATGATTACCGACTATCACAGGAATTTCTACTTTCCACTCTCCAGACTCCATTCTATACAAAATATCATACAGACAATGAGACATTTTTGAAACAAAAACAGCCATTCTAGGTGTATGGGAAGAAAAATGCAATTCAAAGCTCATCTGATAGCGTGTAGCTACAAGTGTATTGAAATAGTCATGTAGTTTTTTCTTTGGAATTATAAACTGATCATAATCAAATTCGATTCTCATAAAAAATCGGTCTTGATCACGATCAACATGCTGATCCAAATAAATAATATTCCCTCTGTTTTCATGAATAAAACTTGTGACGGCCGTCACTATCCCTGCCTGATCGGCACAGTGCATAAGAAGGATTGCTGTTTCTGATTGTTGCATAGTTTATATCAAATAACTTAAAATTACAATATCAACATTAAATAAGGTCAATATCTAAATAATTAACAACAGAAACTCGATTTCATTAACAAAAGCAAAACAAAATTGAGAAAGATTTAATCTATAGCCCAAATCGATACTGTAAACCACCTATAAATTGAGTTCGTTCTCCTAAGAACCCGACTTCTCCTCTGATCATCCAATGTTTGTTGTGTTGATACTGTGCTCCAATTATAAAATTCCAATTTTCTTTCTGACGTTTATCTAAACTGTATTGTATCGACGAACTTGGCAAACGATTAACAGCATCATCCAAACGTGTCAACAATTCGTTTGCATTTCCTAGAAGTTCATTAGTTCTATCATACAGCTTCTGATTTAAACGTTGTTGTGCTGGCGTCAGACTTTCCCACCAATCATCTACTTGTTGTTGTCTTGTTTCAACGGCTTCCAAACCACTGTCTATACGTTCTCCTAAACTTCCATCTTGTGGCAACACATCTTCTAATTGAATACTTCCTTGTGTATCGCTTCTTATTTCTACACGGAACCCTCCAACCCAAGCAGATATATTCCGGTCTTTCTTTTTAAAATTATAGGTTTTACCCAACCTTGGCCCAAAAACATAGGAAAAAGCAGGACGTTCTAGCTCTTGGATATCAGTCCAAGAAAAATTCATATCTAAAGCCAACCAACCTCCTCCAATACCTATGGTTGGTGTTATCCCAAAACCAAAGGTAGTTGCATCAAATTCGGCTTTTGTTTTATACCTAAAGACTTCTTCAAAACTTTCTTGATTAGGAATAAATACACTGAAATCTACTTCCGTAGAAGTTTGAGAGGTAGCCACAATTCCGTATACATTCAGAAAAGGAAGAAGCCATATATCTGGTCTAAAATTTAAACCTTGCGTAGTCGCGGTAGCATTGTTAAAACGAACAATTTCATCCAATTCAATCAACCTACTATTATTCACCCCAACTTTCAGGTTATCAATTACAATTTCTGACTCTTGCCATAGGTAATTAATCCCTAAACCTGCTGAGTATGGCAACTCAAATCCTGCGGCAGTAGCCTTCTTTCCCAGAATTGGCAAGACGTAAGGATATTCTGAACTCATCAAACTATCTCGTAATTCTTCATTTTTTTTACCCACTACTTTATCACTATAGACTTGGGCATTGGCTACATACGAAAGTGAGCAAAATATTAAGAGACAGAGAATAATTCTATTCATCGGATGCTATTTGAGAATTGACATTTTAGAGAACTATAAAAATTAATGATTTGAGCTTTAAAAAAACCTTCTTCTCATGTATTGAATTACTCACTCCTAGAATATGCCTAAAAGAATACTTTTAAGTGCTGTTCCTCTATTAAAAGACTAATAGCTTTCCTCTCATCTTCTTTCTGAAACAAAAATGATAACGCATTTCCTTTACTTAAAGGCACTATTTACAATTCTCTTTTTGTTTGATTCTTAGATTCTACTTCTAACTCAAAAACTACTCAAATGAACAAAATGATTGTAGCCGTATTCGATACGGAAGAAAAAGCTTTCAAAGGATTAACTGCTCTAAAAGAACTACACAAAAGTGGAGATATCAGTCTGTATTCCGCTTCAGTAGTCCACAAAAATCAAGAAGGAAAAGCTGAACTGAAAGAAGAAGGAGAAAAAGGACCATTGGGTTCTGCGGTAGGAATGTTAACAGGTGCTTTCATTGGAATATTGGGAGGACCTGTAGGTATGGCTTTTGGTGCATCTGCAGGTCTATTGGGAGGCGCACTCTACGACATCGATCAGTCTGGTGTAGACACTGGCTTCATGGAAGAAGTTGCTGGTATTTTGTCAAATGGAAAAACAGCAATCATCGCTGAAGTTGAAGAAGGCTGGAAAGTTCCTGTTGATACTCGACTTGAAGAACTCGATGCAGTCATTTTCAGAAGACATCGTTCAGAAGTAATTGATGATCAACTAAGACGTGAATCGGAAGCTTTGAACGCTGAAATAGATGAACTAAAGGAAGAATGGAATGAGTCTACAGATGAAATGAAAGCTGATATTGAAAAGCATCTTGAAAATTCAAAGAAGAAGCTTGAGACCATGAAATTTACCATTCAGAAAAAATTGGAAAATACTCAAGAAGAATCATCAGCTAAAATCATAGAAATTGAGAATCAGATTCAAGCCGCTAGTGATCGAAAAAAGAAGAAACTTGAAAAGCGTAAAGTTGAACTTGAGAAAAAATACAATGATCAAGTAGTGAAGCTAAAAGAAGCACTCAATTTCACAGATTCAGCAGCCTAAAACTAAAAAATAGAACTTAGAGCTATGTTTGTAAAAAACATGGCTCTTTTTTCACTCCTCTCTTTTATAGTACGAAAAACAAATTGGTGTTAACTATCTTAATTTCTCTTCACCAATAGAATCAATTTATATAGAAAGCTTTGTACTTTTGTGCTTTAGTAAGATCTACTCAAAGACAATTTAAAAGCGAGAGAAAGTGAGAAGTGAGCAAGAAATAGCACAAATGCAAAACTGTTTTAGAACCTTTGAAGGGAAAATTGATGATATAGAATTACCAAAAAAATTCACTTTCCCATTTTATTACGAACCTCACCCCTTGTGCATTCAAGCCGCTAAAGAACTTCAGCATCATATTTCTACACAAACCGATTGGACACATAACTTTGGACTGAACAAAGACCAAGAAGGAATGGTCATCGGAAAAATGTTTGGTGTATTAGTCGTAAGAAACAGCCAAAATCAGTTAGGATATTTAGCTGCATTCTCGGGTAAATTAGCCGATCAGAATCATCATAAAGGCTTTGTCCCTCCTGTCTTTGATATGCTTTCTAAAAACAGCTTTTTTCTAGAAGAGCAAGAACAAGTAAATGCCTTAAATGACAAGATTGAAAACCTTGAAAATGCTTTAGAATTAAAAGAAGCCCTACTTTTCTTTGAGTCAGAAAAAAGTTATGCTCAATCAGCTTTGGAAGAACAAAAACAAGTAATGAAAGCTGAAAAACAAGCTCGAAATCAACGAAGAAAAGAAGGAAAAGAAAACTTATCTGAAGAAGATTTTAGCGACTTAGAGAAAGAGCTTCAACAAGAAAGTAT of Sediminitomix flava contains these proteins:
- a CDS encoding DUF1269 domain-containing protein — its product is MNKMIVAVFDTEEKAFKGLTALKELHKSGDISLYSASVVHKNQEGKAELKEEGEKGPLGSAVGMLTGAFIGILGGPVGMAFGASAGLLGGALYDIDQSGVDTGFMEEVAGILSNGKTAIIAEVEEGWKVPVDTRLEELDAVIFRRHRSEVIDDQLRRESEALNAEIDELKEEWNESTDEMKADIEKHLENSKKKLETMKFTIQKKLENTQEESSAKIIEIENQIQAASDRKKKKLEKRKVELEKKYNDQVVKLKEALNFTDSAA
- the purU gene encoding formyltetrahydrofolate deformylase codes for the protein MQQSETAILLMHCADQAGIVTAVTSFIHENRGNIIYLDQHVDRDQDRFFMRIEFDYDQFIIPKKKLHDYFNTLVATRYQMSFELHFSSHTPRMAVFVSKMSHCLYDILYRMESGEWKVEIPVIVGNHPQLEKIAKRFDIPFEYVPITKETKEEAEAKQLELMEKYNVDFIVLARYMQIITPKFLEKFPLKIINIHHSFLPAFVGAKPYHAAHNRGVKLIGATSHYVTEDLDAGPIIEQDIAKISHADEVKDLIRKGKDVEKIVLSRAIWYHINHKLLAFQNRTVIFE
- a CDS encoding helix-turn-helix domain-containing protein, whose protein sequence is MREFLLHIGIVQCFFGAVVIFNKDRKRLSDYLLAAWLILAGVEGLVEYLYTKDLSSPVSIFLPLCSGPLLLLYTRNLIAIKQAWKKYDWLHFLPALIIFLIGFYLKDDLVMDEGKFFRVDDYLWFRLLVLVSYITSFFVYAVIVIILVINHNAKIRDSFSYSDGSVTLSWLRIILFSYLTINIIPVVWGFGAYFLSLNSRDMLLSPGVISNIGLVIFAFSITYYGAKQKALYHSDLYESEDDVEAEEKEEEEKKDVAKYERSGLKADDLKVYENKLIQYMEAQKPYLNSELNIQDLAEHLGISRHYLTQLLNTVIDKNFYTFVNEYRIDEVKKKLIDPSNSHLTILAIAFDCGFNSKSTFNSLFKQNTGKTPSVYRKEMSAAAS